TCTCCGCGCTGGAGCATCTCAAAGGTTTTTTTGTCGTCCATAGGTATCTCGTTAAGGTCTATGCTGCCTTTGCCGTTCGCTTTGACGTTATTCAGCGCACCCTCCAGCACAGAAAGCGTTTTAAGCCCAAGAAAATCCATCTTTACAAGACCGAGTTTTTCGACCGGCTCCATCGAATACTGGGTGACGATCTGGTTCTCTCCGAATTTACGGACGGGGACCATCTCTGTTATAGGCTTGGGCGTTATCACCACACCCGCGGCGTGCTGGGAGCAGTGCCGTGATATCCCTTCTATATGCGATGCCACGTCAAGAAGTCTTTTTATGCGTTGGTCAGAATCATAGAGCAATTTAAGGTCGGGCACGCTTTCAAGTGCCTCCGTGATATTCTTGATACCGGATTTGAGCGCGTCAGGTATGAGCTTTGTGACCTTGCGTACCTCAGGTATGGGTATGCCCAGGGCCCTTCCTGCGTCAGTTATGGCCCCCCTGCTCTTCATGCGATCGAAGGTTATTATCTGGGCGACCCTGTCGCTGCCGTATTTTTCAACGATATAAGCAATAAGCTCATCCCGCCCTTTATCAGAGACGTCGGTGTCGATATCCGGCATGCTGATACGTTCTGGGTTCAGGAAACGTTCAAAAAGCAGATTGTAGCGGATAGGGTCAAGATCGGTTATGCCAAGCGACCATGCAACGACGGATCCCGCGGCCGAGCCTCGTCCCGGGCCGATCGGTATGTTCCGTTCCTTTGCCGCGATTATTATGTCTGAAACGATGCAGAAATAACCTGAAAAGCCCATCTGCTCGATAATACTGAGCTCATAGCGAAGACGCGACGCGTATTCTTCGGGCGGGATATCTGTTTTAAGCCGACGCCTGAGCCCTTCTTCCGCCATGCCGCGCAGGTGTGTCTCCAGCGTTTCTCCTTTCGGCAGGGGGAATTCCGGCAGATAATAATGTCCCGTCTCAAGCTCCACATTGCACCTGTCTGCGATCCTCTGAGTGTTTATAAGTGCTTCCGGCAATTCTGCGCCGAATATCTTCCACATTTCATCCGGAGAACGGAAGTAATAGTCATCTCCGGTAAATCTGTATCTGTTCGGGTTGTCGACGGTGCTGTTGGTCTGGACACAGAGCAGTACATCGTGCCAGTCGGCGTCACTCTTTTTCATATAATGAGAGTCGTTTGTCGCAATAAGAGGAAAATCGTACCTGTGTGCGATATCTACGAGTGTCTTGTTCACGATCGCCTGCTCCGGGATGCTGTTGTGCTGAAGTTCCAGATAAAAGTTGCCCTTGCCCAGAATATCTCTGTAAAGCCCAGCCCTCGCGGCCGCACCCTCTATATCACCCTTGATTATAAGATTGGGGATCTCTCCGCCAAGACATGCAGAGGCGCCTATTATCCCTCTGCTGTATTTCGCAAGGAGGTCATGGTCGATCCTCGGTTTGTAATAAAAACCGTCTGTGTTGGCCACTGAGACAATGCGCATAAGATTGTGATATCCCTCGTCGTTCTCAGCAAGAAGGATAAGATGGTACAGATTTTTCCCGTCACGGCAGGTGTAGCCGTTAGGTTCGACATAGACCTCACAGCCTAGTATCGGTTTGACGCCTGCCGCCTTACATTTGCCATAGAACTCGACACAGCCGTACATGACGCCATGATCTGTAATCGCAACGGCATCCATTCCCATCTCTTTTGCCGTCTCGGCAAGGTCACCGCACTTATTGGCGCCGTCAAGCAGGCTGTATTCGCTGTGGACATGTAGATGTACAAATGGTTTATCCATTACTGTTCCCCGCCTTGGGAAGATTCCGGATCTTCTCCAAAGCCCGCCTCCTTTACATAAAGGATCTCCGCCCCCATAAGCTTAAGCATCCTGTCCGTCCTGTCCGAGGCCATCGTCTGACGCTTCTTTCCATCATCAGGGAGAGTCTTTCCGGCCACGGGCGCCGTGCCGTTTACCTGTGGGAAAAGAGGATCATCTGCGGCAGCCGGACTTGTTGTTTCGTCAGGCCCGCTATTTATTTCCCAAAATCCCTGTACTGCCTGGGAGAGTATTTTCCTGTTCTGCGGGATTGAGAAAAACACCTCCGCATGCGGGTTCCCATTAAAAGCAATATCCCATCCGGAATCGGTACGCAGAAGCGTACAGCCGATAAGGGCGGCCGCGATCTGGATATGCCTGCTTTCAAGCAATGATAAAAGTTTTGAGAACGTCCCCTCTCCAAGGTCCGAGCATAAGGCGGAAATGTCGTATGCCAGGGGCGCCGGCGCTGAAATAATATCTTCCGGCACATAGAAAGGCTTTGGATCGGCAAACGCCTTTTTCAGATCAGGAGCACTTTGAGGCTCAGGCGGCGTGACATGCGCCTGCTTTCGGGCTTCCGTCAAAGGCGCCGCAGCCGCCGGGGTATGAGCCGGCATGCGGGTCAAAGCCCTCTCGGTTTCTGCAAGCTTCCCCTCCGTCACATTCATAAGTTCAAGCATTATGAGTCCGGAAAACACCTCGAGCCTCATGCCGTAGCGCGCCCTGGGCAGCAGGCGGTTGCACAGCATGCATGCAGCCCTGAGTTTGTCCGGAGTCCA
The sequence above is drawn from the Synergistaceae bacterium genome and encodes:
- a CDS encoding DNA polymerase III subunit alpha → MDKPFVHLHVHSEYSLLDGANKCGDLAETAKEMGMDAVAITDHGVMYGCVEFYGKCKAAGVKPILGCEVYVEPNGYTCRDGKNLYHLILLAENDEGYHNLMRIVSVANTDGFYYKPRIDHDLLAKYSRGIIGASACLGGEIPNLIIKGDIEGAAARAGLYRDILGKGNFYLELQHNSIPEQAIVNKTLVDIAHRYDFPLIATNDSHYMKKSDADWHDVLLCVQTNSTVDNPNRYRFTGDDYYFRSPDEMWKIFGAELPEALINTQRIADRCNVELETGHYYLPEFPLPKGETLETHLRGMAEEGLRRRLKTDIPPEEYASRLRYELSIIEQMGFSGYFCIVSDIIIAAKERNIPIGPGRGSAAGSVVAWSLGITDLDPIRYNLLFERFLNPERISMPDIDTDVSDKGRDELIAYIVEKYGSDRVAQIITFDRMKSRGAITDAGRALGIPIPEVRKVTKLIPDALKSGIKNITEALESVPDLKLLYDSDQRIKRLLDVASHIEGISRHCSQHAAGVVITPKPITEMVPVRKFGENQIVTQYSMEPVEKLGLVKMDFLGLKTLSVLEGALNNVKANGKGSIDLNEIPMDDKKTFEMLQRGETLGVFQLESTGMTALVRRMKPDCFEDLIALVALYRPGPLESGMADQYVRCKHHEEPVRYLHPCLEESMKETYGVILYQEQVMQSASALAGYTLGEADLLRRAMGKKKAGVMAEQRAKFVSGALKNGVDTKTAGEIFDIIEKFAGYGFNKSHSAAYALISYRTAWLKANYGPEFLAAYLTSIIGSKMDVLGQYIRSVRDAGYPVLPPDINVSKEDFTVVGDVIRLGLSAVAKVGRGAVLSIIESREKDGPFVSFWDFFLRIDTRVVNRGVIENLIKAGAFDSIEANRAKLLSAMPLFLDAASRRASDSNQCSLFSDEDSAGLEPEMEECDDISIRQKLDFEKESMGLYISGHPFDQYLPFAKDYITCPIAMLEHWQSPQVPVITAGLLLSSAERYTKSGDPMGILVFEDSEATVEVVMFRKQWAAYKPLLTTGSFYVIKGQVRNDRGISILADEIYTEEEFAEKLDPHVTITIDADGLDENFCQGLFNIFGQNRGKYEVMLKLVSSEKTVVSYLKRVKIDPGEKLIADLEKFSKGMAVCEYMGRG